Proteins encoded by one window of Musa acuminata AAA Group cultivar baxijiao chromosome BXJ2-9, Cavendish_Baxijiao_AAA, whole genome shotgun sequence:
- the LOC135622224 gene encoding signaling peptide TAXIMIN 2-like produces MEECRPLAFLIGLPFAVLSLAISIVGVAVWLVGSVLSCVCPCCCCCAAVANLAMDLIQLPFTVIRCFVDQIPC; encoded by the exons ATGGAAGAGTGCAGGCCTTTGGCGTTCTTGATAGGCTTGCCGTTCGCCGTCCTCTCGTTGGCCATTTCCATCGTCGGGGTCGCCGTTTGGCTGGTCGG GTCGGTGCTGAGCTGCGTGTGcccgtgctgctgctgctgcgcggCCGTGGCCAATCTGGCGATGGATCTCATACAGCTGCCCTTCACGGTGATACGGTGCTTCGTCGATCAGATTCCCTGCTAA